The Streptomyces collinus DNA segment GTCACGCCGGGGCCGCCCTTGCGCGGAATGTCGTCGCCCCCGGCCACGTCGATCACGAAGATCTGGGCGTCGACGAGCCCCTTGGAGAAGGTCGCGGTGAGATTGTCCCCGCCGGACTCCACGAGCACCAGGTCCAGCGGCCCGACCGCGTCCTCCAGGTCCTCCACCGCCTCCAGGTTCGCGGAGATGTCGTCCCGGATCGCGGTGTGCGGGCAGGCACCCGTCTCCACGGCGGTGATCCGCTCGGGCGGCAGCACGGCCTCGCGGAGCAGGAACTCGGCGTCCTCCCGGGTGTAGATGTCGTTGGTGACGACGGCGAGCGCCAGCTCGTCCCTGAGCGCCCGGCAGAGCGCGGCGACGGTGGCGGTCTTCCCGGATCCGACGGGGCCGCCGAGTCCGATGCGGAGCGCCCGGCGGGTGCCGTCGGGACGGTGGGCGTCCGCGCTGACGGCGGCAGGGCCATGGCTGGTGTGGTCGAGGTGCATGTGCGGCTCCTTGGGGGTGGGGGCGGGCGCTGGTGCGGAGTGCGGGTGGGTGGGGGTGGTCGCGCGGTTCCCCGCGCCTCTGAGGGGGTCGGCCTGCACGGCGTTCGGAGGGCGGCTACGAGGCGAACAGCCGTACCGGCCACCCCGCATGCGCCTCCGCCCCGATCTCCAGCAGAGGTGCCGACCCCGCCGGCAGGGCGTCGACCCCCTCGTCGACCACCCTCCGGGCCGCTTCCACCGCCCGGTCCGCGACCCGGTCCGCCTCCGGCGCCAGCCGGGCCAGCGCCCGCGTCGCGTCGAAGGGGTCCAGACTCAGCAACCGCACCGTCGCCGACGCGGGCCCGCTCACGCTCTCGTACGCCGCGCAGTACGCCGCGTCCAGCGGCCCGAGGCCTGCCGACCGGGCCGCCAGCCCCAGCACCACCGGCTGGTGCGCCCCCTTGGGGAACTCCCGGCCGAGCACGTCCAGTTCGGCGGAGGGCCAGGTCGCCCGGGCGGCCCGCAGCAGCTGCCGTCCGAGCTTCCGGGCGGCGGCCCGCAGTGCGGGCGACGGGGTTCGCGCGTCCGCGGCGCGGTCCAGCGCGACGGGATCGATTCCGAGCGCCGCGGCAGCGGACAACCCGGCCGCCACCAGCCCCGCC contains these protein-coding regions:
- a CDS encoding urease accessory protein UreF gives rise to the protein MSRAALLVLADGRFPAGGHAHSGGAEAAVKAGRISGAASLEEFCRGRLHTAGLVAAGLSAAAALGIDPVALDRAADARTPSPALRAAARKLGRQLLRAARATWPSAELDVLGREFPKGAHQPVVLGLAARSAGLGPLDAAYCAAYESVSGPASATVRLLSLDPFDATRALARLAPEADRVADRAVEAARRVVDEGVDALPAGSAPLLEIGAEAHAGWPVRLFAS
- the ureG gene encoding urease accessory protein UreG, giving the protein MHLDHTSHGPAAVSADAHRPDGTRRALRIGLGGPVGSGKTATVAALCRALRDELALAVVTNDIYTREDAEFLLREAVLPPERITAVETGACPHTAIRDDISANLEAVEDLEDAVGPLDLVLVESGGDNLTATFSKGLVDAQIFVIDVAGGDDIPRKGGPGVTTADLLVVNKTDLAPYVGSDLARMAADAKAQRAELPVVFQSLRSEAGVADVAAWVRARLAAWTA